Proteins encoded within one genomic window of Nitrospirota bacterium:
- the arsS gene encoding arsenosugar biosynthesis radical SAM protein ArsS (Some members of this family are selenoproteins.) has translation MDSTKFNDKVQSVIKEPLTAQGVQILQVNLGYRCNMACTHCHVSAGPARSESMPRETVEEVLRVLSDNPIETLDITGGAPELHPHFQMLVTRAKMAGKKVIVRTNLSVLLEKGQEGLPEFYRDHGVDLVASLPCYREENVDAVRGSGAFNKSIRALRVLNRVGFGIGPDGRSITLVYNPRGAFLAPAQRALEADYKRELMCRHQVTFNRLFAFTNMPVGRFREALIRNDNLEIYQEMLASAFNPATLETVMCRSLVSIGWDGRLYDCDFNQALGLGVDRGVPTHISDFDHAALSRRTISVDDHCFGCTAGQGSSCSGAMTLHMAAC, from the coding sequence ATGGATAGTACAAAATTTAATGACAAGGTCCAGTCCGTAATCAAAGAACCATTAACAGCACAAGGGGTCCAGATTTTACAGGTGAATCTTGGATACCGATGTAACATGGCGTGCACCCATTGCCATGTATCCGCTGGTCCCGCCCGATCGGAATCAATGCCGCGGGAGACCGTGGAGGAGGTGCTGCGCGTTCTGTCCGATAACCCGATTGAGACTCTGGACATTACCGGAGGGGCTCCGGAACTTCATCCTCATTTCCAAATGCTCGTTACCCGCGCGAAGATGGCAGGTAAAAAAGTAATCGTTCGCACGAATCTTTCCGTATTACTGGAAAAGGGGCAGGAAGGTCTTCCGGAATTTTACCGGGACCACGGTGTGGACCTTGTCGCTTCGCTTCCCTGCTACCGGGAAGAGAACGTTGACGCGGTGAGGGGCAGCGGAGCTTTTAACAAGAGCATCAGGGCCCTTCGCGTTCTTAATCGCGTGGGATTCGGAATCGGGCCGGACGGCCGGTCGATCACCCTGGTCTACAATCCCCGGGGCGCTTTTCTGGCGCCTGCGCAGCGCGCACTGGAAGCGGATTATAAGAGAGAGCTGATGTGCCGACATCAGGTGACATTTAACCGTTTGTTCGCTTTTACCAATATGCCGGTGGGAAGATTTCGAGAGGCACTGATCAGAAATGATAATCTGGAAATCTACCAGGAAATGCTTGCTTCGGCGTTCAATCCCGCCACGCTCGAAACCGTCATGTGCCGTTCACTGGTGAGCATTGGATGGGACGGCCGACTGTATGACTGCGATTTTAACCAGGCGCTCGGTCTTGGCGTGGATCGCGGTGTTCCGACGCATATCAGTGACTTTGACCATGCCGCACTTTCCCGGCGTACTATTTCCGTGGATGACCATTGCTTCGGGTGCACGGCAGGGCAGGGGTCGTCATGTTCAGGCGCGATGACATTGCACATGGCCGCCTGCTGA
- a CDS encoding mercuric reductase codes for MEQHPLIYPQDDHNQRLLNNVHPAGWRNPEPAPRYNLVVIGAGTAGLVTAAGAAGLGAKVALIERHLMGGDCLNAGCVPSKGLIRAGRAAYAVKTAGKFGITCGAGAGIDFGRAMERMRRIRAGISAHDSFERFSKELGIDVFLGKGTFIGPDSIEVDGLRLRFKKAAICTGARAAAPPIPGIEETGYLTNENVFWLTGLPKRLLVIGGGPIGCELSQAFARMGSEVTIIETANHLLVREDADAAELVQQSMLRDGVKLSLNAKILKTEKRGADKVITLEQGGKTVELTGDEILVSVGRAPNVNGMGLEAAGIAFDPGTGVMVNDMLQTSNPRVYAAGDICFPYKFTHTADALARIVIANALFKGRQKTSSLVVPWCTYTDPEVAHVGMYETDAHDKGIEVLTLTVPLSEVDRALLDGEAEGFARVHLKKGSDKILGATIVASHAGEMINELSLAITAGLGLSAIGKTIHPYPTQAEAIKRLADVYNRTRLTPFIKKLFTAWLKWQRS; via the coding sequence ATGGAACAGCATCCCTTAATTTATCCTCAAGACGACCATAATCAGAGGCTTCTCAACAATGTACATCCCGCAGGATGGAGAAACCCCGAGCCTGCTCCGAGATATAACCTTGTAGTGATCGGCGCAGGCACGGCGGGGCTGGTAACTGCTGCCGGGGCGGCAGGGCTGGGGGCAAAGGTCGCGCTCATTGAACGTCATCTTATGGGTGGGGATTGCCTGAATGCCGGTTGCGTCCCCTCAAAGGGGCTCATCCGGGCAGGCCGCGCCGCTTACGCGGTGAAGACTGCCGGAAAATTCGGCATAACCTGCGGCGCAGGCGCAGGGATCGATTTCGGCAGGGCCATGGAACGCATGCGGCGGATCAGGGCCGGGATCAGCGCACATGATTCTTTTGAACGGTTCAGCAAAGAGCTCGGCATTGACGTCTTTCTCGGCAAAGGAACATTCATCGGTCCCGACAGTATCGAGGTGGACGGCCTGCGACTTCGCTTTAAAAAAGCCGCCATCTGCACCGGCGCGCGGGCAGCTGCCCCGCCTATTCCCGGGATAGAGGAGACGGGATACCTTACCAATGAGAACGTCTTCTGGCTGACCGGGCTTCCGAAAAGACTCCTGGTGATCGGCGGCGGTCCCATCGGCTGTGAGTTGTCCCAGGCTTTTGCCCGCATGGGAAGCGAGGTGACCATCATTGAGACTGCCAACCATCTGCTTGTACGCGAGGACGCTGACGCCGCGGAGTTGGTCCAACAGTCCATGCTGCGTGACGGCGTCAAACTGTCCCTGAACGCGAAGATCCTGAAAACGGAGAAGCGGGGCGCTGATAAGGTCATCACGCTTGAGCAGGGAGGAAAGACGGTGGAACTGACCGGAGACGAGATACTGGTAAGCGTGGGCCGTGCCCCGAACGTGAACGGGATGGGTCTTGAAGCAGCGGGGATCGCCTTCGATCCGGGGACGGGTGTGATGGTGAACGATATGCTCCAGACATCAAACCCGCGCGTGTATGCTGCCGGGGACATTTGCTTTCCTTACAAGTTCACGCACACCGCCGACGCCCTGGCGCGCATCGTGATCGCGAACGCGTTGTTCAAGGGCAGACAGAAGACGTCCTCCCTTGTGGTCCCCTGGTGCACGTACACGGACCCGGAAGTGGCCCATGTGGGAATGTACGAAACAGACGCTCATGACAAGGGGATCGAGGTCCTTACGCTTACCGTGCCCCTTTCAGAAGTTGACCGGGCGCTTCTGGATGGTGAAGCCGAAGGGTTTGCCAGAGTGCATTTGAAGAAGGGGAGTGACAAGATACTCGGCGCTACCATTGTCGCGAGCCATGCAGGTGAAATGATCAATGAACTGTCTCTTGCCATCACCGCGGGGCTCGGTCTTTCGGCCATCGGGAAGACCATCCATCCCTATCCAACCCAGGCCGAAGCAATCAAGCGGCTGGCTGACGTGTACAACCGGACGAGGTTAACACCGTTCATCAAGAAGCTTTTCACGGCATGGTTGAAATGGCAGCGATCATAA
- a CDS encoding TVP38/TMEM64 family protein translates to MGSKKLILAVIIAALIALFFVFDLGRFLTLESLKANRDALTTLYQKNRFAMAGAFIAIYIIQTTLSLPGAAILSLAAGAIFGAVMGTLYVNIGATIGATLAFLVARYLFHDVIENKFGPRLEKINRELETRGFNYLLFLRLVPVFPFFLINLGAGLTKIPLRTFFFGTMIGIIPGSFVFCNAGASLATITSMSEVASPRVLWSFALLGLFALAPMLYQKFKRKQEGVKQ, encoded by the coding sequence TTGGGTAGCAAAAAGCTCATTCTCGCGGTAATCATTGCAGCGCTCATCGCGCTGTTCTTCGTATTCGACCTCGGAAGGTTCCTTACCCTGGAATCGCTCAAGGCCAACCGCGATGCGCTGACCACGCTCTATCAGAAGAACCGTTTCGCAATGGCCGGTGCATTTATCGCCATCTACATCATCCAGACAACGCTCTCTCTACCCGGAGCCGCGATCCTCTCCCTCGCGGCAGGCGCCATATTCGGCGCTGTCATGGGGACCCTGTACGTCAATATCGGCGCCACAATCGGCGCGACCCTGGCCTTCTTGGTGGCCCGTTATCTGTTCCACGATGTGATTGAGAACAAATTCGGACCGCGTCTTGAAAAAATAAACAGGGAACTCGAGACAAGAGGGTTCAACTACCTCCTGTTTCTGCGGCTGGTCCCGGTCTTCCCCTTCTTCCTGATCAACCTCGGGGCAGGACTCACGAAGATCCCTCTGCGCACATTCTTCTTTGGGACCATGATCGGCATTATTCCTGGCAGTTTCGTATTCTGCAACGCCGGCGCCAGCCTTGCCACGATCACCAGCATGAGCGAGGTCGCATCGCCCCGTGTGCTCTGGTCCTTTGCCCTGCTGGGACTATTCGCCCTGGCGCCTATGCTATATCAGAAGTTCAAACGGAAACAGGAGGGAGTCAAGCAATGA
- a CDS encoding transketolase, translating to MTDMVKLEKLAKLVRYWSLVSTTEAGSGHPTSSLSAADLMVGLMFGGAFRFDADRPKHPNNDRLIFSKGHASPLFYALWLAAGKVTVTEMMTLRKFGSPLEGHPTPAFTYTEAATGSLGQGLSIGVGMALNAKYLDKLPYRTYVLLGDSEMAEGSQWEAMEIAAYYKLNNLVGVLDVNRLGQRGETMYGHDMDIYKKKASAFGWEPIVIDGHHLPQVLTAYEQAGRVHDKPVMIIAKTEKGKGISFIEGRNGWHGKALKKDELLRALEELGPLDLTIRGEMQRPEDVKPKNRKAEKAKPLSYDGGKPVSTRHAYGTALERIYPQYPDIVVLDAEVGNSTFAEIFKKTWPDRFFEMFIAEQNMVGSALGLSLRGRIPFVSTFAAFLTRAFDQIRMCQYSDSNIKFCGSHAGVSIGVDGSSQMGLEDIAMFRTILNSVVLYPSDAVSAEKLVEEAARHKGIVYLRTTREDMPILYRNDEVFRIGGSKVLKRSTKDVATVVAAGITLHEALAAHDELKKDGIFITVIDLYSIKPIDVRTLTEAARATKRIITVEDHFAEGGINEAVRSALAGVAVAIHSLAVRKMPKSGQPKELLDYEEISRKAIIKKIKEIL from the coding sequence ATGACAGATATGGTGAAACTGGAAAAGCTTGCGAAACTGGTCCGCTACTGGAGCCTGGTTTCGACAACCGAGGCAGGCTCCGGACATCCCACCTCGTCCCTTTCCGCTGCTGATCTGATGGTTGGTTTGATGTTCGGCGGCGCGTTTCGGTTCGACGCGGACAGACCGAAGCACCCGAACAATGACCGGCTGATATTTTCAAAGGGCCATGCATCGCCTCTCTTTTACGCTCTCTGGCTTGCCGCCGGGAAGGTGACCGTAACGGAGATGATGACCTTGCGAAAATTCGGCAGTCCTCTGGAAGGCCATCCGACACCGGCGTTTACGTATACTGAAGCGGCAACCGGTTCGCTCGGTCAAGGGCTTTCGATCGGCGTGGGAATGGCCCTGAACGCGAAGTATCTCGACAAGCTTCCCTACCGCACCTATGTGCTGCTCGGCGACAGCGAGATGGCCGAGGGATCACAATGGGAGGCCATGGAGATCGCCGCGTATTACAAGCTGAATAACCTCGTCGGTGTTCTCGACGTGAACCGGCTTGGACAGCGCGGGGAGACCATGTATGGCCACGATATGGACATCTATAAGAAAAAAGCTTCCGCTTTTGGATGGGAGCCGATCGTTATCGACGGGCATCATTTGCCGCAGGTCCTTACTGCCTATGAACAAGCAGGGAGGGTCCATGATAAGCCGGTCATGATCATCGCAAAGACCGAAAAGGGGAAGGGCATATCGTTCATCGAGGGCAGGAACGGCTGGCACGGCAAGGCGCTCAAAAAAGATGAACTCCTTCGCGCGCTTGAAGAGCTCGGTCCGCTTGATCTAACGATCCGCGGCGAGATGCAGAGACCGGAGGATGTCAAGCCGAAGAACCGGAAAGCTGAGAAGGCCAAACCGCTCTCGTACGACGGGGGCAAGCCGGTGTCCACAAGGCATGCCTACGGCACAGCGCTCGAGCGGATATACCCTCAGTATCCTGATATCGTTGTTCTGGATGCCGAAGTCGGCAACTCGACCTTTGCCGAGATATTCAAGAAGACCTGGCCTGACCGGTTCTTCGAGATGTTCATCGCGGAGCAGAACATGGTCGGCTCCGCCCTGGGCCTGTCACTGCGCGGGAGGATCCCGTTCGTGTCCACCTTCGCCGCATTTCTCACGCGTGCTTTTGACCAGATAAGGATGTGCCAGTACTCTGATTCCAACATCAAGTTCTGCGGATCTCACGCGGGCGTATCAATAGGGGTGGACGGTTCTTCGCAGATGGGGCTCGAGGACATCGCCATGTTCAGGACCATTCTGAACAGCGTGGTCCTGTATCCCTCGGACGCGGTGTCCGCGGAAAAGCTGGTGGAAGAGGCGGCACGGCACAAGGGGATCGTCTATCTCCGTACGACACGCGAAGACATGCCGATTCTTTACCGGAACGACGAGGTGTTCCGCATCGGCGGCAGCAAGGTCCTGAAGAGAAGCACGAAGGATGTCGCCACGGTGGTCGCGGCAGGGATCACGCTTCATGAGGCCCTCGCTGCCCATGACGAATTGAAAAAGGACGGTATCTTCATCACGGTGATAGACCTGTACAGCATCAAGCCCATCGATGTTCGGACGCTTACCGAGGCCGCGCGGGCCACGAAGAGGATCATTACCGTGGAAGACCATTTTGCCGAAGGGGGCATCAATGAAGCGGTCAGGAGTGCGCTCGCCGGCGTTGCCGTCGCCATTCATTCCCTGGCAGTGCGAAAGATGCCGAAGAGCGGGCAGCCGAAGGAACTTCTTGACTATGAAGAGATATCGAGAAAAGCTATCATAAAAAAAATAAAGGAGATTCTATGA